One Gossypium hirsutum isolate 1008001.06 chromosome A11, Gossypium_hirsutum_v2.1, whole genome shotgun sequence genomic window carries:
- the LOC107930936 gene encoding protein ALWAYS EARLY 2 isoform X2, with translation MAPTRKSKSVNKQHSSVYEVSPDKNAGNSRKSKAKKLTDKLGTQWSKAEIEQFYKAYREHGKDWKKVAAAVHNRSAEMVEALYSMNRAYLSLPDGTASVIGLIAMMTDHYNVLGVSDGERESNKPSDMSEKVQKRKRAKVHLESSKEDVVQPRSIASSEGCLSLLKRAGLNGILPHACRKRTPRVPVSYSYRRDDTESFVPPTKRIKKSEVDDKDDEHVAALTLTGTLQKGGSPSASRSPYKITERRRPSPVRSYDRMLPQSETSKAELHDSSYECWMEGGPGGIELVSGTYARDRGPLMDMDGIGTVEVHRKGKNFYRKKIKVEESKNNLSDDGGEACSGTEGIVGNDLKRKVDMEISSAKKKLSPCTERKRTKKHVLGDQSCALDALLALANLSSVVPTSITESESSVKLKEDRTTIEADDQSSVPEAASITHHRDKIKQPRPNKKVLNLLNGTEDDTSRKSTVSEPKQQQEPSNNPRKRKQKPYVSKISNSEAPMDSRLRKHCDNEEMAKEEKKYLTKSKCASQQTSFKVPEGSVTNNDPKMAGIDSVVSTSQVPAPDPVSLPAKHQSRRKMNLKRALLSAHKNSSVCTLKNQPNNHSVPPFTPKEMLSSCLSSNLARRWCCFEWFYSAIDYAWFAKREFVEYLNHVSLDHIPRLTRVEWGVIRSSLGKPRRLSEHFLIEEREKLNQYRESVRQHYTQLRVGTREGLATDLAPPLCVGQRVIAIHPKTREVHDGKVLTVDHDRCRVQFDSPDLGVEFVMDIDCMPLNPLENMPETLKKQNLTFDQFSLAPRGSQGNRHLELGGPEVFTSCGCVENATSSVNINPIKVDAKHTLLHGKPALPHVVSAHQAACDQPLGIAHIQGREADIRAMSELSHALDKKEALLSELRNTNDIIEIQNGESCLNVSEHFKKHITTVLVQLKEASGQASSALLNLRQRNTYPANPLLPWQKHPTNLDFLGGLTSCSFDSSLISPEAGCVVGDIINGSRLKARAMVDAAIKALSSMKEGEDAFKRIGEALNIVDKKQITSDISMPAIKSSEQNQVNGSVSITSKPMPTTGWAPNPRLQEASNKNEEQVPLELITSCVSTLLMIQRCTERQFPPADVAQIIDSAITCLHPCCPQNLPIYREIQMCMGKIKTQILALIPTLI, from the exons ATGGCCCcaacaagaaaatctaaaagTGTGAACAAACAGCATTCGAGTGTATATGAAGTATCTCCTGATAAAAATGCTGGGAATTCAAGAAAAAGTAAGGCAAAG AAATTAACTGACAAGTTAGGAACTCAATGGAGCAAGGCTGAAATTGAGCAATTTTATAAAGCTTATCGGGAACACGGGAAAGATTGGAAGAAG GTGGCTGCTGCTGTGCATAATAGGTCCGCTGAAATGGTGGAAGCCCTTTACAGTATGAATAGG GCATATTTATCCCTGCCAGATGGAACAGCTTCTGTGATTGGCCTAATAGCAATGATGACTGACCACTATAATGTCCTG GGCGTGAGTGATGGCGAAAGAGAGAGCAACAAACCTTCTGACATGTCAGAGAAAGTTCAAAAGCGAAAGCGAGCTAAGGTTCATCTTGAGTCCTCAAAAGAGGATGTTGTTCAGCCCCGATCCATTGCATCTAGTGAAGGATGCCTGTCTTTGTTGAAAAGGGCAGGCCTTAATG GTATTCTTCCTCATGCATGTCGGAAAAGGACTCCTCGGGTCCCTGTTTCATATTCATATAGGAGAGATGACACTGAAAGTTTCGTTCCACCAACcaaaagaattaagaaatcaGAGGTTGATGATAAGGATGATGAACATGTTGCTGCATTGACATTGACTGGGACATTGCAGAAAGGAGGTTCCCCTTCTGCTTCTCGTTCACCTTATAAAATAACTGAACGCAGAAGACCCTCACCTGTTCGAAGCTATGATAGGATG TTGCCACAATCAGAGACAAGTAAGGCTGAGCTTCATGATTCTTCATATGAATGCTGGATGGAAGGTGGGCCTGGAGGCATAGAACTTGTAAGTGGAACTTATGCCAGAGATAGAGGCCCTTTGATGGATATGGACGGCATTGGTACTGTTGAAGTTCATCGAAAGGGGAAAAACTTTTACAGGAAGAAAATCAAAGTTGAAGAGAGCAAGAACAATCTGTCCGATGATGGTGGAGAAGCATGTAGTGGCACTGAAGGAATTGTAGGTAATGATCTCAAAAGGAAAGTTGATATGGAGATTTCTAGTGCAAAAAAGAAACTTTCACCATGTACTGAGAGGAAGAGAACTAAGAAGCATGTCCTCGGAG ATCAAAGCTGTGCCCTAGATGCTCTGCTGGCATTGGCCAATTTGTCTTCTGTGGTGCCAACATCAATAACGGAATCTG AATCTTCTGTCAAACTGAAAGAGGATAGAACTACAATTGAAGCTGATGACCAGTCTAGTGTACCTGAAGCTGCATCTATAACTCATCATAGAGATAAAATAAAGCAACCCAGGCCAAATAAAAAGGTGCTCAACTTACTTAATGGAACTGAAGATGATACCTCTCGAAAATCAACAGTTTCTGAACCAAAACAACAGCAAGAACCTTCAAATAACCcaaggaaaagaaaacaaaaaccctACGTTTCAAAG ATATCAAACTCAGAGGCTCCAATGGATTCTCGTTTGAGAAAACATTGTGATAATGAG GAAATGGctaaggaagagaagaaatatcTCACTAAAAGTAAATGTGCTTCTCAGCAAACATCATTCAAAGTTCCAGAAGGTTCTGTCACTAATAATGATCCAAAAATGGCTGGAATTGATTCAGTGGTGTCGACTTCACAAGTTCCTGCCCCAGATCCTGTTAGCTTACCAGCTAAGCATCAAAGTAGACGTAAAATGAACCTAAAGAGAGCTTTACTTTCAGCACACAAAAACTCTTCTGTTTGCACACTAAAaaatcaaccaaacaaccattCTGTTCCACCGTTCACACCGAAG GAAATGCTTTCTTCCTGCCTATCATCCAATCTTGCACGAAGATGGTGCTGTTTCGAATGGTTTTACAGTGCTATTGATTATGCTTGGTTTGCTAAAAGGGAGTTTGTGGAGTACTTAAATCATGTCAGCTTGGATCACATTCCAAGGCTTACCCGTGTTGAGTGGGGTGTCATAAGGAG TTCCCTTGGCAAACCTCGGAGGCTTTCTGAACATTTTTTAATTGAAGAGAGGGAAAAACTTAATCAGTATCGGGAGTCTGTGAGACAACATTATACTCAACTTCGTGTTGGTACTAGGGAAGGGCTTGCCACAGATTTAGCACCACCTTTATGTGTTGGACAACGAGTAATTGCCATTCACCCTAAAACAAGGGAAGTTCATGATGGAAAAGTACTTACTGTGGATCATGATAGGTGCAGGGTTCAGTTTGACAGTCCAGATTTAGGAGTTGAATTTGTCATG GATATTGATTGTATGCCACTAAATCCGTTGGAAAATATGCCAGAAACTCTTAAGAAACAAAATCTTACTTTCGATCAATTTTCTTTGGCACCCAGAGGGTCCCAAGGGAATCGACATTTAGAGCTTGGTGGGCCTGAGGTATTCACTTCTTGTGGGTGCGTGGAAAATGCGACAAGCTCTGTGAACATAAACCCGATAAAG GTTGATGCAAAACATACTCTGTTGCATGGTAAGCCAGCTCTTCCGCATGTTGTTAGTGCACATCAGGCAGCCTGTGATCAGCCCCTTGGAATTGCACATATTCAAGGGAGGGAAGCTGATATACGAGCTATGTCTGAATTGAGTCATGCTTTGGACAAAAAG GAAGCTTTACTGTCAGAGCTCAGAAATACAAACGACATAATAGAAATCCAAAATGGAGAGAGTTGTTTAAATGTATCTGAACATTTCAAGAAGCATATTACCACGGTACTTGTACAGCTAAAGGAAGCCAGTGGCCAG GCTTCTTCTGCATTACTTAACTTGCGACAACGTAATACTTACCCTGCAAACCCTCTATTACCATGGCAGAAACACCCAACTAATCTTGATTTCTTAGGTGGCTTGACAAGTTGTTCATTTGATAGTTCACTTATTTCACCAGAAGCAGGGTGTGTTGTAGGTGACATTATTAATGGCTCGAGACTAAAAGCGCGTGCTATGGTTGATGCTGCTATCAAG GCTCTGTCATCGATGAAGGAAGGTGAAGATGCATTTAAGAGGATCGGAGAAGCTCTGAACATTGTTGATAAAAAGCAGATTACATCCGACATTAGTATGCCAGCGATCAAATCATCGGAGCAGAATCAGGTGAATGGCTCGGTTTCCATTACATCAAAACCAATGCCCACCACCGGTTGGGCCCCTAATCCCAGGTTGCAAGAGGCTTCCAACAAAAATGAGGAACAAGTTCCTTTGGAGCTTATCACATCATGTGTTTCTACTTTGCTCATGATACAG
- the LOC107930936 gene encoding protein ALWAYS EARLY 2 isoform X3, translating into MAPTRKSKSVNKQHSSVYEVSPDKNAGNSRKSKAKKKLTDKLGTQWSKAEIEQFYKAYREHGKDWKKVAAAVHNRSAEMVEALYSMNRAYLSLPDGTASVIGLIAMMTDHYNVLGVSDGERESNKPSDMSEKVQKRKRAKVHLESSKEDVVQPRSIASSEGCLSLLKRAGLNGILPHACRKRTPRVPVSYSYRRDDTESFVPPTKRIKKSEVDDKDDEHVAALTLTGTLQKGGSPSASRSPYKITERRRPSPVRSYDRMLPQSETSKAELHDSSYECWMEGGPGGIELVSGTYARDRGPLMDMDGIGTVEVHRKGKNFYRKKIKVEESKNNLSDDGGEACSGTEGIVGNDLKRKVDMEISSAKKKLSPCTERKRTKKHVLGDQSCALDALLALANLSSVVPTSITESESSVKLKEDRTTIEADDQSSVPEAASITHHRDKIKQPRPNKKVLNLLNGTEDDTSRKSTVSEPKQQQEPSNNPRKRKQKPYVSKISNSEAPMDSRLRKHCDNEEMAKEEKKYLTKSKCASQQTSFKVPEGSVTNNDPKMAGIDSVVSTSQVPAPDPVSLPAKHQSRRKMNLKRALLSAHKNSSVCTLKNQPNNHSVPPFTPKEMLSSCLSSNLARRWCCFEWFYSAIDYAWFAKREFVEYLNHVSLDHIPRLTRVEWGVIRSSLGKPRRLSEHFLIEEREKLNQYRESVRQHYTQLRVGTREGLATDLAPPLCVGQRVIAIHPKTREVHDGKVLTVDHDRCRVQFDSPDLGVEFVMDIDCMPLNPLENMPETLKKQNLTFDQFSLAPRGSQGNRHLELGGPEVFTSCGCVENATSSVNINPIKVDAKHTLLHGKPALPHVVSAHQAACDQPLGIAHIQGREADIRAMSELSHALDKKEALLSELRNTNDIIEIQNGESCLNVSEHFKKHITTASSALLNLRQRNTYPANPLLPWQKHPTNLDFLGGLTSCSFDSSLISPEAGCVVGDIINGSRLKARAMVDAAIKALSSMKEGEDAFKRIGEALNIVDKKQITSDISMPAIKSSEQNQVNGSVSITSKPMPTTGWAPNPRLQEASNKNEEQVPLELITSCVSTLLMIQRCTERQFPPADVAQIIDSAITCLHPCCPQNLPIYREIQMCMGKIKTQILALIPTLI; encoded by the exons ATGGCCCcaacaagaaaatctaaaagTGTGAACAAACAGCATTCGAGTGTATATGAAGTATCTCCTGATAAAAATGCTGGGAATTCAAGAAAAAGTAAGGCAAAG AAGAAATTAACTGACAAGTTAGGAACTCAATGGAGCAAGGCTGAAATTGAGCAATTTTATAAAGCTTATCGGGAACACGGGAAAGATTGGAAGAAG GTGGCTGCTGCTGTGCATAATAGGTCCGCTGAAATGGTGGAAGCCCTTTACAGTATGAATAGG GCATATTTATCCCTGCCAGATGGAACAGCTTCTGTGATTGGCCTAATAGCAATGATGACTGACCACTATAATGTCCTG GGCGTGAGTGATGGCGAAAGAGAGAGCAACAAACCTTCTGACATGTCAGAGAAAGTTCAAAAGCGAAAGCGAGCTAAGGTTCATCTTGAGTCCTCAAAAGAGGATGTTGTTCAGCCCCGATCCATTGCATCTAGTGAAGGATGCCTGTCTTTGTTGAAAAGGGCAGGCCTTAATG GTATTCTTCCTCATGCATGTCGGAAAAGGACTCCTCGGGTCCCTGTTTCATATTCATATAGGAGAGATGACACTGAAAGTTTCGTTCCACCAACcaaaagaattaagaaatcaGAGGTTGATGATAAGGATGATGAACATGTTGCTGCATTGACATTGACTGGGACATTGCAGAAAGGAGGTTCCCCTTCTGCTTCTCGTTCACCTTATAAAATAACTGAACGCAGAAGACCCTCACCTGTTCGAAGCTATGATAGGATG TTGCCACAATCAGAGACAAGTAAGGCTGAGCTTCATGATTCTTCATATGAATGCTGGATGGAAGGTGGGCCTGGAGGCATAGAACTTGTAAGTGGAACTTATGCCAGAGATAGAGGCCCTTTGATGGATATGGACGGCATTGGTACTGTTGAAGTTCATCGAAAGGGGAAAAACTTTTACAGGAAGAAAATCAAAGTTGAAGAGAGCAAGAACAATCTGTCCGATGATGGTGGAGAAGCATGTAGTGGCACTGAAGGAATTGTAGGTAATGATCTCAAAAGGAAAGTTGATATGGAGATTTCTAGTGCAAAAAAGAAACTTTCACCATGTACTGAGAGGAAGAGAACTAAGAAGCATGTCCTCGGAG ATCAAAGCTGTGCCCTAGATGCTCTGCTGGCATTGGCCAATTTGTCTTCTGTGGTGCCAACATCAATAACGGAATCTG AATCTTCTGTCAAACTGAAAGAGGATAGAACTACAATTGAAGCTGATGACCAGTCTAGTGTACCTGAAGCTGCATCTATAACTCATCATAGAGATAAAATAAAGCAACCCAGGCCAAATAAAAAGGTGCTCAACTTACTTAATGGAACTGAAGATGATACCTCTCGAAAATCAACAGTTTCTGAACCAAAACAACAGCAAGAACCTTCAAATAACCcaaggaaaagaaaacaaaaaccctACGTTTCAAAG ATATCAAACTCAGAGGCTCCAATGGATTCTCGTTTGAGAAAACATTGTGATAATGAG GAAATGGctaaggaagagaagaaatatcTCACTAAAAGTAAATGTGCTTCTCAGCAAACATCATTCAAAGTTCCAGAAGGTTCTGTCACTAATAATGATCCAAAAATGGCTGGAATTGATTCAGTGGTGTCGACTTCACAAGTTCCTGCCCCAGATCCTGTTAGCTTACCAGCTAAGCATCAAAGTAGACGTAAAATGAACCTAAAGAGAGCTTTACTTTCAGCACACAAAAACTCTTCTGTTTGCACACTAAAaaatcaaccaaacaaccattCTGTTCCACCGTTCACACCGAAG GAAATGCTTTCTTCCTGCCTATCATCCAATCTTGCACGAAGATGGTGCTGTTTCGAATGGTTTTACAGTGCTATTGATTATGCTTGGTTTGCTAAAAGGGAGTTTGTGGAGTACTTAAATCATGTCAGCTTGGATCACATTCCAAGGCTTACCCGTGTTGAGTGGGGTGTCATAAGGAG TTCCCTTGGCAAACCTCGGAGGCTTTCTGAACATTTTTTAATTGAAGAGAGGGAAAAACTTAATCAGTATCGGGAGTCTGTGAGACAACATTATACTCAACTTCGTGTTGGTACTAGGGAAGGGCTTGCCACAGATTTAGCACCACCTTTATGTGTTGGACAACGAGTAATTGCCATTCACCCTAAAACAAGGGAAGTTCATGATGGAAAAGTACTTACTGTGGATCATGATAGGTGCAGGGTTCAGTTTGACAGTCCAGATTTAGGAGTTGAATTTGTCATG GATATTGATTGTATGCCACTAAATCCGTTGGAAAATATGCCAGAAACTCTTAAGAAACAAAATCTTACTTTCGATCAATTTTCTTTGGCACCCAGAGGGTCCCAAGGGAATCGACATTTAGAGCTTGGTGGGCCTGAGGTATTCACTTCTTGTGGGTGCGTGGAAAATGCGACAAGCTCTGTGAACATAAACCCGATAAAG GTTGATGCAAAACATACTCTGTTGCATGGTAAGCCAGCTCTTCCGCATGTTGTTAGTGCACATCAGGCAGCCTGTGATCAGCCCCTTGGAATTGCACATATTCAAGGGAGGGAAGCTGATATACGAGCTATGTCTGAATTGAGTCATGCTTTGGACAAAAAG GAAGCTTTACTGTCAGAGCTCAGAAATACAAACGACATAATAGAAATCCAAAATGGAGAGAGTTGTTTAAATGTATCTGAACATTTCAAGAAGCATATTACCACG GCTTCTTCTGCATTACTTAACTTGCGACAACGTAATACTTACCCTGCAAACCCTCTATTACCATGGCAGAAACACCCAACTAATCTTGATTTCTTAGGTGGCTTGACAAGTTGTTCATTTGATAGTTCACTTATTTCACCAGAAGCAGGGTGTGTTGTAGGTGACATTATTAATGGCTCGAGACTAAAAGCGCGTGCTATGGTTGATGCTGCTATCAAG GCTCTGTCATCGATGAAGGAAGGTGAAGATGCATTTAAGAGGATCGGAGAAGCTCTGAACATTGTTGATAAAAAGCAGATTACATCCGACATTAGTATGCCAGCGATCAAATCATCGGAGCAGAATCAGGTGAATGGCTCGGTTTCCATTACATCAAAACCAATGCCCACCACCGGTTGGGCCCCTAATCCCAGGTTGCAAGAGGCTTCCAACAAAAATGAGGAACAAGTTCCTTTGGAGCTTATCACATCATGTGTTTCTACTTTGCTCATGATACAG
- the LOC107930936 gene encoding protein ALWAYS EARLY 2 isoform X4 — translation MAPTRKSKSVNKQHSSVYEVSPDKNAGNSRKSKAKKLTDKLGTQWSKAEIEQFYKAYREHGKDWKKVAAAVHNRSAEMVEALYSMNRAYLSLPDGTASVIGLIAMMTDHYNVLGVSDGERESNKPSDMSEKVQKRKRAKVHLESSKEDVVQPRSIASSEGCLSLLKRAGLNGILPHACRKRTPRVPVSYSYRRDDTESFVPPTKRIKKSEVDDKDDEHVAALTLTGTLQKGGSPSASRSPYKITERRRPSPVRSYDRMLPQSETSKAELHDSSYECWMEGGPGGIELVSGTYARDRGPLMDMDGIGTVEVHRKGKNFYRKKIKVEESKNNLSDDGGEACSGTEGIVGNDLKRKVDMEISSAKKKLSPCTERKRTKKHVLGDQSCALDALLALANLSSVVPTSITESESSVKLKEDRTTIEADDQSSVPEAASITHHRDKIKQPRPNKKVLNLLNGTEDDTSRKSTVSEPKQQQEPSNNPRKRKQKPYVSKISNSEAPMDSRLRKHCDNEEMAKEEKKYLTKSKCASQQTSFKVPEGSVTNNDPKMAGIDSVVSTSQVPAPDPVSLPAKHQSRRKMNLKRALLSAHKNSSVCTLKNQPNNHSVPPFTPKEMLSSCLSSNLARRWCCFEWFYSAIDYAWFAKREFVEYLNHVSLDHIPRLTRVEWGVIRSSLGKPRRLSEHFLIEEREKLNQYRESVRQHYTQLRVGTREGLATDLAPPLCVGQRVIAIHPKTREVHDGKVLTVDHDRCRVQFDSPDLGVEFVMDIDCMPLNPLENMPETLKKQNLTFDQFSLAPRGSQGNRHLELGGPEVFTSCGCVENATSSVNINPIKVDAKHTLLHGKPALPHVVSAHQAACDQPLGIAHIQGREADIRAMSELSHALDKKEALLSELRNTNDIIEIQNGESCLNVSEHFKKHITTASSALLNLRQRNTYPANPLLPWQKHPTNLDFLGGLTSCSFDSSLISPEAGCVVGDIINGSRLKARAMVDAAIKALSSMKEGEDAFKRIGEALNIVDKKQITSDISMPAIKSSEQNQVNGSVSITSKPMPTTGWAPNPRLQEASNKNEEQVPLELITSCVSTLLMIQRCTERQFPPADVAQIIDSAITCLHPCCPQNLPIYREIQMCMGKIKTQILALIPTLI, via the exons ATGGCCCcaacaagaaaatctaaaagTGTGAACAAACAGCATTCGAGTGTATATGAAGTATCTCCTGATAAAAATGCTGGGAATTCAAGAAAAAGTAAGGCAAAG AAATTAACTGACAAGTTAGGAACTCAATGGAGCAAGGCTGAAATTGAGCAATTTTATAAAGCTTATCGGGAACACGGGAAAGATTGGAAGAAG GTGGCTGCTGCTGTGCATAATAGGTCCGCTGAAATGGTGGAAGCCCTTTACAGTATGAATAGG GCATATTTATCCCTGCCAGATGGAACAGCTTCTGTGATTGGCCTAATAGCAATGATGACTGACCACTATAATGTCCTG GGCGTGAGTGATGGCGAAAGAGAGAGCAACAAACCTTCTGACATGTCAGAGAAAGTTCAAAAGCGAAAGCGAGCTAAGGTTCATCTTGAGTCCTCAAAAGAGGATGTTGTTCAGCCCCGATCCATTGCATCTAGTGAAGGATGCCTGTCTTTGTTGAAAAGGGCAGGCCTTAATG GTATTCTTCCTCATGCATGTCGGAAAAGGACTCCTCGGGTCCCTGTTTCATATTCATATAGGAGAGATGACACTGAAAGTTTCGTTCCACCAACcaaaagaattaagaaatcaGAGGTTGATGATAAGGATGATGAACATGTTGCTGCATTGACATTGACTGGGACATTGCAGAAAGGAGGTTCCCCTTCTGCTTCTCGTTCACCTTATAAAATAACTGAACGCAGAAGACCCTCACCTGTTCGAAGCTATGATAGGATG TTGCCACAATCAGAGACAAGTAAGGCTGAGCTTCATGATTCTTCATATGAATGCTGGATGGAAGGTGGGCCTGGAGGCATAGAACTTGTAAGTGGAACTTATGCCAGAGATAGAGGCCCTTTGATGGATATGGACGGCATTGGTACTGTTGAAGTTCATCGAAAGGGGAAAAACTTTTACAGGAAGAAAATCAAAGTTGAAGAGAGCAAGAACAATCTGTCCGATGATGGTGGAGAAGCATGTAGTGGCACTGAAGGAATTGTAGGTAATGATCTCAAAAGGAAAGTTGATATGGAGATTTCTAGTGCAAAAAAGAAACTTTCACCATGTACTGAGAGGAAGAGAACTAAGAAGCATGTCCTCGGAG ATCAAAGCTGTGCCCTAGATGCTCTGCTGGCATTGGCCAATTTGTCTTCTGTGGTGCCAACATCAATAACGGAATCTG AATCTTCTGTCAAACTGAAAGAGGATAGAACTACAATTGAAGCTGATGACCAGTCTAGTGTACCTGAAGCTGCATCTATAACTCATCATAGAGATAAAATAAAGCAACCCAGGCCAAATAAAAAGGTGCTCAACTTACTTAATGGAACTGAAGATGATACCTCTCGAAAATCAACAGTTTCTGAACCAAAACAACAGCAAGAACCTTCAAATAACCcaaggaaaagaaaacaaaaaccctACGTTTCAAAG ATATCAAACTCAGAGGCTCCAATGGATTCTCGTTTGAGAAAACATTGTGATAATGAG GAAATGGctaaggaagagaagaaatatcTCACTAAAAGTAAATGTGCTTCTCAGCAAACATCATTCAAAGTTCCAGAAGGTTCTGTCACTAATAATGATCCAAAAATGGCTGGAATTGATTCAGTGGTGTCGACTTCACAAGTTCCTGCCCCAGATCCTGTTAGCTTACCAGCTAAGCATCAAAGTAGACGTAAAATGAACCTAAAGAGAGCTTTACTTTCAGCACACAAAAACTCTTCTGTTTGCACACTAAAaaatcaaccaaacaaccattCTGTTCCACCGTTCACACCGAAG GAAATGCTTTCTTCCTGCCTATCATCCAATCTTGCACGAAGATGGTGCTGTTTCGAATGGTTTTACAGTGCTATTGATTATGCTTGGTTTGCTAAAAGGGAGTTTGTGGAGTACTTAAATCATGTCAGCTTGGATCACATTCCAAGGCTTACCCGTGTTGAGTGGGGTGTCATAAGGAG TTCCCTTGGCAAACCTCGGAGGCTTTCTGAACATTTTTTAATTGAAGAGAGGGAAAAACTTAATCAGTATCGGGAGTCTGTGAGACAACATTATACTCAACTTCGTGTTGGTACTAGGGAAGGGCTTGCCACAGATTTAGCACCACCTTTATGTGTTGGACAACGAGTAATTGCCATTCACCCTAAAACAAGGGAAGTTCATGATGGAAAAGTACTTACTGTGGATCATGATAGGTGCAGGGTTCAGTTTGACAGTCCAGATTTAGGAGTTGAATTTGTCATG GATATTGATTGTATGCCACTAAATCCGTTGGAAAATATGCCAGAAACTCTTAAGAAACAAAATCTTACTTTCGATCAATTTTCTTTGGCACCCAGAGGGTCCCAAGGGAATCGACATTTAGAGCTTGGTGGGCCTGAGGTATTCACTTCTTGTGGGTGCGTGGAAAATGCGACAAGCTCTGTGAACATAAACCCGATAAAG GTTGATGCAAAACATACTCTGTTGCATGGTAAGCCAGCTCTTCCGCATGTTGTTAGTGCACATCAGGCAGCCTGTGATCAGCCCCTTGGAATTGCACATATTCAAGGGAGGGAAGCTGATATACGAGCTATGTCTGAATTGAGTCATGCTTTGGACAAAAAG GAAGCTTTACTGTCAGAGCTCAGAAATACAAACGACATAATAGAAATCCAAAATGGAGAGAGTTGTTTAAATGTATCTGAACATTTCAAGAAGCATATTACCACG GCTTCTTCTGCATTACTTAACTTGCGACAACGTAATACTTACCCTGCAAACCCTCTATTACCATGGCAGAAACACCCAACTAATCTTGATTTCTTAGGTGGCTTGACAAGTTGTTCATTTGATAGTTCACTTATTTCACCAGAAGCAGGGTGTGTTGTAGGTGACATTATTAATGGCTCGAGACTAAAAGCGCGTGCTATGGTTGATGCTGCTATCAAG GCTCTGTCATCGATGAAGGAAGGTGAAGATGCATTTAAGAGGATCGGAGAAGCTCTGAACATTGTTGATAAAAAGCAGATTACATCCGACATTAGTATGCCAGCGATCAAATCATCGGAGCAGAATCAGGTGAATGGCTCGGTTTCCATTACATCAAAACCAATGCCCACCACCGGTTGGGCCCCTAATCCCAGGTTGCAAGAGGCTTCCAACAAAAATGAGGAACAAGTTCCTTTGGAGCTTATCACATCATGTGTTTCTACTTTGCTCATGATACAG